A DNA window from bacterium contains the following coding sequences:
- a CDS encoding aromatic ring-hydroxylating dioxygenase subunit alpha has protein sequence MAKIQIGPELTNDAPVGTAIGAVPPRRTPVEVPTHRYISPDWAELEMAHVWPRAWQLACTVDHVPSPGDWFEYSVGNLSVLIVRGDDGVLRGFQNVCRHRGNVLCTGSGSGLTELRCIYHRWSWTLDGKLREVPSRRGFGALRNDDYPLFPVQVGMWGPLVFVNLDMDAEPLDDYLEAIPGLLEWARMDEYACAYDLTVPLPCNWKTLIEAFSETYHVQGIHREMLPSCDDVNSVNRLYGRHGSLHQPYGVPSPRLRDGATDQETWESIIVTQGARYGQDSENPGPCPPVPDGGSVRDVLEGLVRAQTAQKGLDLDSFDQSQMLDLFQFNLFPNITVIVMCDSITVLRSRPGGTPDDAYMDLLHLDRRPSDTDRTPPMQAVIPAEEASMNLVFDQDLSNLQRAQRGLHQPGLDHIVLSREEMRIINLHYNLEEFIGIRELSDEAVAEIEALRAQPAAIGPVVG, from the coding sequence ATGGCGAAGATCCAGATCGGCCCTGAGCTCACCAACGATGCCCCGGTGGGAACCGCCATTGGAGCTGTCCCGCCCCGGCGCACGCCGGTCGAGGTGCCCACCCACCGGTATATCTCCCCGGATTGGGCCGAGCTGGAGATGGCCCATGTGTGGCCCCGGGCCTGGCAGCTGGCCTGCACCGTCGACCATGTGCCGTCGCCCGGCGACTGGTTCGAGTACTCGGTGGGCAACCTGTCGGTGCTCATCGTGCGGGGCGACGACGGGGTGCTGCGAGGGTTCCAGAACGTGTGCCGCCACCGGGGCAACGTGCTGTGTACCGGCTCGGGGTCGGGTCTCACCGAGCTGCGCTGCATCTACCACCGATGGAGCTGGACGCTTGACGGCAAGCTGCGGGAGGTGCCGTCGCGCCGGGGCTTCGGGGCGCTGCGCAATGACGACTATCCGCTGTTCCCGGTGCAGGTGGGCATGTGGGGACCGCTGGTGTTCGTGAACTTGGACATGGACGCCGAACCTTTGGACGACTATCTGGAGGCCATTCCCGGCCTGCTGGAGTGGGCCCGCATGGACGAGTATGCCTGCGCCTACGACCTGACCGTGCCGCTGCCGTGCAACTGGAAGACCCTCATCGAGGCGTTCAGCGAGACCTACCACGTGCAGGGCATCCATCGGGAGATGCTGCCCAGCTGCGACGACGTCAACTCGGTGAACCGCCTTTACGGTCGCCACGGCTCATTGCACCAGCCCTATGGGGTGCCCAGCCCCCGGCTGCGCGACGGGGCCACCGACCAGGAGACCTGGGAATCCATCATCGTCACCCAGGGCGCCCGCTACGGCCAGGACTCCGAGAATCCGGGGCCTTGTCCGCCGGTTCCTGACGGCGGCAGCGTGCGCGACGTTCTGGAGGGCCTGGTTCGGGCTCAGACCGCCCAAAAGGGCCTCGACCTCGACAGCTTCGACCAGTCGCAGATGCTGGATTTGTTCCAGTTCAACCTGTTCCCCAACATCACGGTGATCGTGATGTGCGACAGCATCACCGTGCTGCGGTCCCGGCCCGGCGGCACCCCCGACGATGCCTACATGGACTTGCTACACCTCGACCGGCGCCCATCCGACACCGACCGGACCCCGCCGATGCAGGCTGTCATCCCCGCCGAAGAGGCCTCCATGAACCTGGTATTCGACCAGGACCTGTCCAACCTCCAACGAGCCCAGCGGGGCCTGCACCAGCCCGGCCTCGACCACATCGTGTTGAGCCGCGAGGAGATGCGGATCATCAACCTCCACTACAACCTCGAAGAGTTCATCGGCATCCGCGAACTCTCCGACGAAGCCGTCGCCGAAATCGAGGCTCTCAGGGCCCAGCCAGCAGCCATCGGCCCCGTCGTCGGCTAA
- a CDS encoding RNA methyltransferase: protein MTELRRLVNRRRERTEAGKFAIDGPRLLIEALAADVEIVDVFVEPVIDLWADLGVSVGAPTWTVGDGVLAKVGSVVTPQGVMATARIPEPAPLADGDFVVELAGVADPGNAGTIVRSAVAAGAQAVVFSPGSVDPWNPKTVRASAGALFQIPLAEESSVGERIGAHPHQGEPCDEADLAGPLTLVVGNETHGLDQAAAIDRWVSIPMAEPVESLNVASAAAILCFEVARQRRS, encoded by the coding sequence GTGACTGAGCTGCGCCGCTTGGTGAACCGCCGTCGAGAGCGCACCGAGGCCGGCAAGTTTGCAATCGACGGTCCGCGGCTGCTGATCGAGGCGCTGGCCGCTGATGTGGAGATCGTGGACGTGTTCGTCGAGCCGGTGATCGACCTGTGGGCCGACCTGGGAGTCTCAGTGGGCGCCCCCACCTGGACGGTAGGCGACGGTGTGCTGGCCAAGGTTGGCTCAGTGGTCACACCCCAGGGAGTCATGGCCACCGCCCGCATTCCCGAGCCGGCGCCTTTGGCTGATGGAGACTTCGTTGTTGAGCTGGCCGGGGTGGCCGATCCGGGCAACGCGGGAACCATCGTCCGCAGTGCAGTGGCTGCCGGGGCCCAAGCGGTGGTGTTCAGCCCCGGATCGGTGGATCCCTGGAATCCCAAAACCGTTCGGGCGTCGGCCGGCGCTCTGTTTCAGATTCCATTGGCCGAGGAATCATCGGTGGGGGAGCGCATCGGCGCCCATCCCCATCAGGGCGAACCATGCGACGAAGCTGACCTCGCCGGCCCCCTCACCCTGGTGGTGGGCAACGAAACCCACGGCCTCGATCAAGCTGCTGCCATTGACCGCTGGGTGTCCATCCCCATGGCTGAGCCGGTGGAATCCCTCAATGTCGCCTCAGCCGCCGCCATCCTCTGTTTCGAAGTCGCCCGCCAACGCCGCAGCTGA
- a CDS encoding magnesium transporter: MLSRTMLSFLRRSGSRLQLVRLLGPDPRGVRQSLGALCILAVTSVIAGVVLGRSHERLAELPGLLLLVPAAIALPGKIFGALGSRLGTAIHAGTFRLSLRSSSVVGQNVWASLVLTLLLTLVLALLASAVASGIGVEGAIGVADYVVVSVVGGTLASVFVLLVTLGIATASVRWGLDPDNVTAPMVTAAGDVLALPALILASYLVRRGTVTPVVAGLLAAITVVSLAAALRSKAPQIKTVMRESIPVLVLAGFLSLMAGVTVENRFEVFSDRPVLLVLVPGYLAIAGALGGILANRLSSKLHLGLIGPSVLPQRGARTDVGVTIGLALPVFAIVALVSQGAGSLVDLAGPGTGLLVGVALVGGILAVMVAVAVAYYGTIAAVRFGVDPDSVGIPTVTAVLDLVGALTLVFAIAVLGAG; this comes from the coding sequence ATGCTCTCCCGCACAATGCTCTCGTTTCTCCGCCGGTCAGGTAGCCGGCTGCAACTGGTCCGCCTGCTCGGACCCGACCCTCGGGGTGTGCGCCAGTCGCTCGGGGCGCTGTGCATCTTGGCGGTGACCAGCGTGATCGCCGGAGTGGTTCTGGGTCGCAGCCACGAGCGATTGGCCGAGCTGCCCGGCCTGCTGCTGCTGGTGCCGGCGGCCATCGCCTTGCCGGGGAAGATCTTCGGAGCGCTGGGCAGTCGTCTGGGCACGGCCATCCATGCCGGAACGTTCCGGCTGTCGCTGCGCTCATCCAGCGTGGTGGGCCAGAACGTGTGGGCCTCGTTGGTCTTGACGCTCCTATTGACACTGGTTCTGGCCCTGTTGGCCTCGGCGGTGGCGTCGGGCATCGGGGTGGAGGGCGCCATCGGGGTGGCCGACTACGTGGTGGTGTCGGTGGTGGGGGGAACGCTTGCCTCGGTGTTCGTGCTCTTGGTGACGCTGGGCATTGCCACCGCGTCGGTGCGATGGGGCCTCGACCCCGACAACGTGACCGCACCCATGGTGACCGCAGCCGGCGACGTGCTAGCCCTGCCTGCGCTCATCCTGGCCTCCTACCTGGTTCGCCGCGGCACGGTGACCCCGGTGGTAGCCGGGCTGTTGGCGGCCATCACGGTGGTTTCTCTGGCGGCCGCGCTCCGGTCCAAAGCGCCGCAGATCAAGACTGTGATGCGGGAGTCGATCCCGGTTCTGGTGCTGGCCGGGTTCTTGTCGCTGATGGCCGGGGTGACGGTGGAGAACCGGTTCGAGGTGTTCTCGGACCGACCGGTGCTATTGGTGCTGGTGCCCGGTTACCTGGCCATTGCCGGGGCTCTAGGCGGCATCTTGGCCAACCGACTGTCGAGCAAGCTTCACCTGGGCTTGATCGGCCCCTCGGTGCTGCCCCAGCGGGGGGCCCGCACCGATGTGGGCGTGACCATCGGGCTGGCGCTGCCGGTGTTCGCCATTGTGGCCCTGGTGTCGCAGGGGGCGGGTTCGCTGGTGGACCTGGCCGGACCGGGAACAGGCCTGCTGGTGGGGGTCGCCCTGGTGGGCGGAATCCTGGCGGTGATGGTCGCGGTGGCGGTGGCCTACTACGGGACCATCGCCGCGGTGCGATTCGGGGTCGACCCCGATTCGGTAGGGATTCCGACGGTGACCGCGGTGCTCGACCTGGTGGGAGCGCTCACGCTGGTATTCGCCATCGCGGTTTTGGGAGCAGGGTGA
- a CDS encoding nitronate monooxygenase, whose product MKTRITELLGIDIPVVQAPMGYIARAQLASAVSNAGGMGIIETSSGQLDDIKVEIAKMRDLTDRPWGVNIAQLLVPDATVIDFVIEHGVGFVTTSAGDPNRFTAMLKEAGITVFHVVPTLRGAIKAVDAGVDGLIVEGVEGGGFKNPHGSSTMVLAPLVVAEVDVPVIAAGGISDGVSIAAALALGADGVQMGTRMLSAAESPVHDNWKQAVVAAAETDTVLLNRFGRPGMRALRTELTAEMEHHDQVQMPGLDRLMDQYFGGQMDVAVPFGGQVMGRIDEVRPVADILREAWDDCQVRLRQLGQAATG is encoded by the coding sequence ATGAAAACCCGCATCACCGAACTGTTGGGCATCGACATTCCTGTGGTGCAGGCCCCTATGGGCTACATCGCCCGAGCCCAGCTGGCCTCGGCGGTGTCCAACGCCGGGGGCATGGGCATCATCGAGACCTCCTCGGGCCAGCTCGATGACATCAAGGTGGAGATTGCCAAGATGCGCGACCTCACCGACCGCCCCTGGGGGGTGAACATCGCCCAGCTGCTGGTGCCCGACGCCACGGTGATCGACTTCGTCATCGAGCACGGAGTGGGGTTTGTCACCACATCGGCGGGCGACCCGAATCGGTTCACCGCGATGCTCAAAGAGGCGGGGATCACGGTTTTCCATGTGGTGCCCACCCTGCGGGGGGCCATCAAGGCAGTGGATGCCGGGGTGGACGGGCTCATCGTGGAGGGGGTGGAAGGGGGCGGGTTCAAGAACCCCCACGGCTCGTCCACCATGGTGCTGGCCCCGCTGGTGGTGGCCGAAGTGGATGTGCCGGTTATCGCTGCCGGCGGGATCAGCGACGGGGTGTCGATAGCGGCTGCTTTGGCCCTGGGGGCCGATGGGGTGCAGATGGGCACCAGGATGCTGTCGGCCGCCGAGTCGCCGGTACACGACAACTGGAAGCAGGCGGTGGTGGCGGCGGCGGAAACCGACACCGTGTTGTTGAACCGGTTCGGTCGTCCCGGCATGAGGGCCCTGCGCACCGAGCTCACCGCGGAGATGGAGCACCACGACCAGGTGCAGATGCCCGGCCTCGACCGGCTCATGGACCAGTACTTCGGCGGGCAGATGGACGTGGCCGTGCCTTTCGGCGGCCAGGTGATGGGCCGCATCGACGAGGTGCGCCCGGTGGCCGACATCCTGCGGGAGGCCTGGGACGACTGCCAGGTGCGTTTGCGCCAACTGGGTCAGGCCGCGACGGGGTAG
- a CDS encoding DUF3800 domain-containing protein translates to MWLSYLDESGNTGGNLGDPDQPFHLIAAVMVPEEQVQALSAAFNRLPAFAEEFRPVRELRGADLYSGRGPWKSFSPSERIETYRVALSLLGQHGAFVAHASIDKLALRQSASSEPKMPHLLALRFLAEEIDSYLKQQHDPLKQRTLLIADETDEHEAYAHGLVAQMQVQKASLAGGPALTRIVDQVHFVQSETSPGVQLADLAAFALTRRKRFPASSRRPSDIAIARLAEIVDSRVVASRDTWPPRDEGPPSGPS, encoded by the coding sequence GTGTGGCTCAGCTATCTGGACGAAAGCGGCAATACCGGTGGCAATCTGGGAGACCCAGATCAGCCGTTCCACCTGATCGCCGCGGTCATGGTCCCCGAAGAACAGGTTCAAGCCCTGTCTGCGGCATTCAATCGCCTGCCTGCCTTTGCCGAGGAGTTTCGCCCGGTACGCGAACTTCGCGGCGCCGATCTCTATTCGGGAAGAGGGCCCTGGAAAAGCTTCTCCCCCTCGGAACGCATCGAGACTTACCGCGTCGCACTATCCCTGCTGGGCCAGCATGGAGCCTTCGTGGCCCATGCCTCGATTGACAAACTGGCTCTGCGTCAATCCGCTTCATCAGAACCAAAGATGCCGCATCTCTTGGCCCTGCGGTTCCTGGCTGAGGAGATCGATAGCTACTTGAAGCAGCAGCACGATCCGCTGAAGCAGCGAACCCTGCTTATCGCCGACGAAACAGATGAACACGAGGCATACGCCCATGGCCTTGTCGCGCAGATGCAAGTACAAAAGGCGTCGTTGGCTGGGGGTCCGGCTCTGACGCGAATCGTGGATCAAGTTCACTTCGTGCAGTCAGAGACGAGTCCGGGCGTTCAGTTGGCAGATCTTGCAGCGTTTGCTCTGACTCGTCGCAAGCGCTTCCCCGCCTCTTCGCGTCGCCCCTCGGATATCGCAATAGCAAGGCTGGCCGAAATTGTGGACAGCAGGGTTGTGGCCTCGCGAGACACATGGCCTCCACGCGATGAAGGCCCGCCAAGCGGACCTTCATAG
- a CDS encoding AAA domain-containing protein encodes MNRRETVERAAEQWAKELTDESGRNRLLYYRVLNRGTLELDQANPGAKKRLLTGKSVQAKSLFPGELFDDALRRIRAVNRQATSNYEEKGINTLFLGWGMATWTPVSSRATPAAPVLLCPVDLERTGAAETDFDMKLSGDWTLNEALLQHLANEFKVDVSGEDLMDPYGDGEQISEEEERAIFANLSQRAERVPAFGIEERVVLGNFMYKKMPMVNDINENLGALAESDLIAAIAGDEEAGNSLRTHHASDVKPSLPDRPRPQNEYLVLDADSSQNAAINAAVAEGSFVLQGPPGTGKSQTISNLIATMMAEGKSVLFVAEKRAAIDAVNKRLTRVGLDRFVIDLHGGISSRKELARQFNQSITDISQNPPVDRQDLHRQLQEARDELTGHSEALHQEREPWGVSYFEVLTRLLSLKESESAGDNRPQPPIQFSPPALAELDEATALQVCRDLKDWADLSEPLRSGRSPWAGAQVVTSENVRTLQELLTRLLGYSPELLSPLSRGKGSRIWAWLSSSSYRTAGRTLKQLNGFLPTHRLAKQAPADLLLAAKMLLDDQVTLSSLPRLVEVEQRLRGAHAGPLIECVGDGTLSANLLEAAFNNSWLRSIQREMLLEDGRLSGFQGSRQSRYVREFQQGDTEHIQGNPARVARRIAEHAVTALNENPDQDQLIRKEAKKKTRHLPLRRMFEQAPEGLLALRPCWAMSPLDVAQTLPPRPLFDLVVFDEASQVLPCDAIPALLRGRRAMVAGDSRQLPPTTFFDGSGGDDDLDEDEESMSDYESILDVMDTRLSRRPLAWHYRSQDERLIAYSNQEIYHGSLTTFPGANSDKCLSWELVPHRRGVATEKGSNSDEVLRVVGLMIDHAHQRPAESLGVIAMGLHHANRIEEALRRRIEEENSSELEEFFKESHEERAFVKNLERVQGDERDAIILSIGYGKNADGKMQYRFGPLNQEGGERRLNVAITRARKRMTLVSSFDYADMDPERTRSTGAKMLRGFLKFAQSGGTELDGADEQTPLNPFELDILDKLGAAGLDVVPQYGCSGYRIDFAVRHPTVPGQFALAVEADGASYHSSPTARDRDRLRQEHLERLGWRFCRIWSANWFNDHRTEVERVLAAYKKAVAETDGGGMPPSVELSDEPRGNPDWGISAASTALLPPRLPKPRIPHYTSIDDYSHEELVSIAQWIESDELLRTQAQLFEEIFEELPFKRRGTKINAAINKAIQASGDNPRARDSNGTEPKREQLPTPDAASGSSTDGSASGLSRYTHEIVGIQLYQDRLRWLMRGGPRTKGGWQLREVGLILVAQPHNPHDSNAISIKYQGHVVGHIARTRTIDFHRTYGDRLIAGMEVDGLVVGRPDDWSVILDIKSIR; translated from the coding sequence GTGAATCGCCGTGAAACAGTCGAGCGAGCCGCGGAGCAGTGGGCCAAGGAACTCACCGACGAATCCGGGCGCAACCGGTTGTTGTACTACCGAGTGCTAAACCGAGGCACACTGGAATTGGACCAAGCCAATCCTGGCGCGAAGAAGCGCCTGTTGACCGGCAAGAGTGTGCAGGCCAAATCGTTGTTTCCCGGTGAGTTATTCGACGACGCTCTCCGGCGCATCCGGGCGGTGAACCGCCAGGCCACTTCCAACTACGAAGAGAAGGGCATCAATACGCTGTTTTTGGGATGGGGGATGGCGACCTGGACACCGGTTTCGTCGCGTGCAACGCCAGCCGCGCCCGTGCTGCTGTGCCCAGTGGACTTGGAGCGAACCGGTGCCGCCGAGACGGATTTCGACATGAAGCTGAGCGGCGACTGGACCCTCAACGAGGCGTTGCTTCAGCACTTGGCCAACGAATTCAAAGTGGATGTGTCGGGCGAAGACCTCATGGACCCCTACGGCGACGGCGAGCAGATCAGCGAAGAGGAGGAAAGGGCTATCTTCGCCAATCTGAGTCAGAGGGCCGAGCGGGTCCCCGCATTTGGCATCGAAGAGCGGGTGGTGCTGGGCAACTTCATGTACAAGAAGATGCCGATGGTCAACGACATCAACGAGAACCTCGGTGCTCTGGCCGAAAGCGATCTCATCGCGGCCATAGCAGGCGACGAGGAGGCTGGTAACTCGCTGCGAACCCACCATGCCAGCGATGTGAAGCCATCGCTGCCCGACCGCCCCCGGCCCCAGAACGAATACTTGGTTCTAGACGCAGACTCATCGCAGAACGCAGCCATAAACGCGGCGGTCGCCGAAGGGTCGTTCGTGCTCCAGGGTCCACCAGGCACTGGCAAGAGCCAGACCATCTCCAACCTCATAGCCACCATGATGGCCGAGGGTAAGAGCGTGCTGTTCGTGGCCGAAAAGCGTGCAGCCATCGACGCAGTCAACAAACGATTGACCCGAGTCGGACTTGACCGGTTCGTTATAGACCTCCACGGAGGCATCTCCTCCCGCAAGGAGTTGGCCCGCCAGTTCAACCAGTCGATCACTGACATCAGCCAGAACCCTCCCGTCGACCGGCAAGACCTCCACCGGCAGTTGCAGGAAGCCCGAGACGAATTGACAGGCCACTCCGAGGCATTGCACCAAGAGCGCGAGCCGTGGGGGGTCTCGTACTTTGAGGTGTTGACAAGGCTACTGTCGCTGAAAGAGTCCGAATCTGCCGGCGACAACAGGCCACAGCCCCCTATCCAGTTCTCACCCCCGGCCCTGGCCGAATTGGATGAAGCCACCGCCCTCCAAGTATGCCGCGACCTCAAGGATTGGGCCGACCTGTCCGAGCCGCTTCGGTCGGGTCGCTCACCGTGGGCCGGCGCACAGGTGGTCACCAGCGAGAACGTCCGCACACTTCAAGAACTCCTCACTCGCCTCCTCGGATATTCGCCTGAGCTTCTCTCTCCCCTTTCACGAGGAAAGGGATCGAGAATATGGGCATGGCTCTCCAGCAGCAGCTACCGAACCGCTGGTAGAACACTCAAACAGCTCAATGGGTTCCTGCCCACTCATCGTCTGGCAAAACAAGCTCCCGCTGACTTGCTATTGGCTGCCAAGATGCTCCTGGATGACCAGGTCACGCTGTCCAGCCTGCCCCGATTAGTCGAAGTGGAACAGCGCCTACGAGGGGCTCACGCGGGTCCGCTAATTGAATGCGTCGGAGATGGAACCTTATCGGCCAATTTGCTGGAAGCTGCCTTCAACAACTCCTGGCTGAGGTCGATACAGCGAGAGATGCTGCTTGAAGACGGCCGATTGTCGGGGTTCCAGGGAAGCCGGCAGAGCCGCTATGTAAGAGAGTTCCAACAGGGTGACACCGAACACATTCAGGGCAATCCAGCCCGGGTAGCCCGGCGCATCGCCGAGCACGCAGTTACCGCGCTCAACGAGAATCCAGATCAAGACCAGCTGATCCGTAAAGAGGCAAAGAAGAAGACGCGCCATTTGCCGCTTCGCCGGATGTTCGAGCAGGCACCCGAGGGGTTACTTGCGCTTCGCCCCTGCTGGGCCATGTCGCCCCTTGATGTGGCTCAGACTTTGCCGCCACGGCCGCTGTTCGATTTGGTGGTGTTCGACGAGGCCAGTCAGGTGTTGCCTTGTGATGCCATTCCTGCCCTGCTGCGGGGGCGGCGGGCCATGGTCGCAGGGGACTCCCGCCAGCTTCCGCCGACGACGTTCTTCGACGGCTCTGGAGGAGACGATGACCTCGACGAGGACGAGGAGTCGATGTCAGACTACGAATCGATCCTGGACGTCATGGATACCCGGCTGTCCCGTCGCCCGCTCGCTTGGCACTACCGCTCTCAGGATGAGCGGCTCATCGCCTACTCCAATCAAGAGATCTACCACGGCAGTCTGACCACCTTTCCCGGCGCCAACTCTGACAAATGCCTGAGTTGGGAACTTGTGCCACACCGGAGGGGGGTGGCCACCGAAAAGGGGAGCAACTCCGACGAGGTACTTCGGGTTGTGGGTCTGATGATCGATCACGCTCACCAGCGACCAGCTGAGAGTCTTGGGGTGATCGCTATGGGATTACACCACGCCAATCGCATCGAAGAAGCACTGCGAAGGCGGATCGAAGAGGAGAACAGCTCAGAACTCGAGGAGTTCTTCAAGGAGTCGCACGAGGAGCGGGCTTTCGTGAAGAACCTAGAGCGGGTGCAGGGCGATGAGCGTGACGCCATAATCTTGAGCATCGGTTACGGCAAGAACGCCGACGGCAAGATGCAGTACCGATTCGGGCCGCTGAACCAGGAGGGCGGCGAGCGGCGGCTGAATGTGGCTATCACCAGAGCCCGCAAGCGCATGACGCTTGTGTCGTCATTCGACTACGCCGACATGGACCCTGAAAGAACCCGTTCTACTGGGGCCAAGATGCTTCGAGGCTTTTTAAAATTCGCCCAATCCGGCGGCACCGAATTGGACGGCGCTGATGAGCAGACACCACTAAACCCATTCGAGCTAGACATTCTCGACAAGCTTGGAGCAGCTGGCCTCGATGTCGTACCCCAGTACGGATGCTCGGGCTATCGAATCGACTTTGCGGTGAGGCATCCGACTGTTCCGGGCCAATTCGCTCTCGCAGTAGAGGCTGACGGCGCGAGCTACCACTCCTCCCCCACCGCCCGGGACCGCGACCGGCTTCGCCAAGAGCATCTGGAGCGCCTTGGTTGGCGATTCTGCCGTATCTGGTCAGCAAACTGGTTCAACGACCACCGAACTGAGGTTGAGCGAGTGCTAGCTGCATACAAAAAGGCGGTCGCCGAGACCGACGGCGGAGGGATGCCCCCCAGCGTCGAATTGTCGGATGAACCCCGCGGCAATCCCGATTGGGGCATTTCGGCAGCTTCGACGGCACTTCTTCCACCACGACTCCCCAAGCCCCGTATACCTCACTACACCTCAATTGATGATTATTCACACGAAGAACTGGTCTCGATAGCCCAATGGATCGAATCCGACGAACTCTTGCGCACGCAGGCCCAATTATTCGAGGAAATTTTCGAAGAGCTGCCCTTCAAACGCCGCGGTACCAAAATCAACGCGGCCATCAACAAGGCCATCCAAGCCTCAGGGGACAACCCAAGGGCAAGGGATTCAAATGGAACCGAGCCCAAGCGGGAACAGCTACCTACACCAGATGCAGCAAGCGGATCTTCAACAGATGGCTCGGCCTCGGGGTTGTCGAGATACACCCACGAGATCGTCGGCATTCAATTGTACCAGGACCGCCTGAGGTGGTTGATGAGAGGAGGGCCAAGAACCAAGGGGGGATGGCAGCTGAGAGAGGTGGGCCTAATACTTGTGGCCCAGCCCCACAACCCCCATGACAGCAACGCAATCAGTATCAAGTATCAGGGCCATGTCGTCGGCCATATCGCTCGAACCCGGACAATTGACTTTCACCGTACCTACGGAGACAGGCTCATCGCTGGCATGGAAGTGGATGGCCTAGTTGTCGGTCGCCCCGACGACTGGAGTGTGATCCTAGACATCAAGAGCATCCGCTAG
- the rplT gene encoding 50S ribosomal protein L20 — MARVKRAVTARKRRRAVVKRAKGYYGNKSRTFRGANEQLMHSGQYAFRDRRARKGEFRRLWIQRINAACRQNGTNYSRFINGLKLAEVEVDRKILAEMAVNDPAAFTALVEVAKAASEAEQESASVG, encoded by the coding sequence ATGGCCAGAGTCAAGCGCGCCGTCACCGCCCGCAAGCGCCGCCGGGCGGTGGTGAAGCGGGCCAAGGGGTATTACGGCAACAAGAGCCGCACGTTCCGAGGTGCCAATGAGCAGCTGATGCACAGCGGCCAGTACGCCTTCCGGGACCGCCGGGCCCGCAAGGGCGAATTCCGCCGCCTGTGGATCCAGCGCATCAACGCCGCCTGCCGCCAGAACGGCACCAACTACAGCCGGTTTATCAACGGATTGAAGTTGGCCGAAGTCGAAGTGGACCGCAAGATCCTGGCGGAAATGGCTGTGAATGATCCGGCGGCTTTCACTGCGTTGGTCGAGGTGGCCAAGGCTGCGTCCGAGGCGGAGCAAGAGTCTGCCTCGGTGGGGTAG
- a CDS encoding potassium channel protein, whose translation MDDKPRNLRAMLAEAKDLSELMVDLAYAALYFGDPDMATEVDELEIQMTQLVQDMRATCIMAVRHPREAEGMSSVLQVISAIERIANDAVDISRIVSRRLGIPAELVADLSSAEEISHRLVVHEGSHMVRRPLGDLELPVVAGMRVMAIRRDRSWITDVRGDQLMMPGDVLFLRGSPAGIMRLHQLAAAPMWEEPVAPEDPWISDLDRAVDVLVEMKDLSEAAVGLAYSALVLHDRGLAAQVRLLEGRLDEMNHQLELWVLRAASNNIDPSPLRGLLHLGQAAEDIGDQARQMISLVEQGEEVHPILEIALGDSDEVVVELPVARLSGADGTSLKELALNIEPGFTVLAIRRAGRYIYRPPGSAALYAGDEIIASGPDEGREALAERFGWNLVREEEGVEDELQPMGS comes from the coding sequence ATGGACGATAAACCCCGCAATCTTCGGGCCATGCTCGCCGAGGCCAAAGACCTCTCCGAGCTGATGGTCGATCTTGCCTACGCCGCCCTGTACTTCGGCGACCCGGACATGGCCACCGAGGTCGACGAGCTCGAGATCCAAATGACCCAGCTGGTGCAGGACATGCGGGCGACCTGCATCATGGCCGTGCGCCACCCCCGGGAGGCCGAGGGCATGTCGTCGGTGCTCCAGGTGATCAGCGCCATCGAGCGGATCGCCAACGATGCGGTGGACATCTCCCGAATTGTGAGCCGCCGGCTGGGAATACCCGCCGAGTTGGTGGCCGACTTGTCCAGCGCTGAGGAGATCTCCCACCGCCTCGTTGTGCACGAGGGATCCCATATGGTGCGCCGCCCCCTGGGCGACCTAGAGCTGCCCGTGGTGGCCGGAATGCGGGTGATGGCCATCCGCCGGGACCGCAGTTGGATCACCGATGTAAGGGGCGATCAGCTGATGATGCCCGGCGACGTGCTGTTCTTGCGGGGCTCACCCGCGGGCATCATGCGGCTGCACCAACTGGCCGCCGCGCCCATGTGGGAGGAGCCGGTGGCTCCCGAAGACCCGTGGATCTCCGACCTGGATCGGGCGGTGGACGTGCTGGTGGAGATGAAGGACCTCTCGGAGGCCGCGGTGGGTTTGGCCTATTCGGCCTTGGTGCTCCACGACCGGGGCCTGGCCGCGCAGGTGCGGCTGTTGGAGGGCCGCCTCGACGAGATGAACCACCAGTTGGAGCTGTGGGTGCTGCGGGCGGCGTCCAACAACATCGACCCCTCGCCGCTGCGGGGACTGCTGCATCTGGGCCAAGCCGCCGAGGACATCGGCGACCAGGCCCGCCAGATGATCTCGCTGGTGGAACAGGGCGAAGAGGTCCACCCCATACTGGAGATCGCCCTTGGCGACTCCGACGAGGTGGTGGTGGAACTGCCGGTGGCCCGCCTGAGCGGTGCCGATGGAACGTCGCTCAAAGAACTGGCCCTCAACATCGAGCCCGGATTCACCGTGCTGGCCATCCGCCGGGCCGGCCGCTACATCTACCGCCCCCCGGGCAGCGCCGCGCTGTATGCCGGCGACGAGATCATCGCCAGCGGCCCCGACGAAGGCCGCGAAGCCCTAGCCGAGCGCTTCGGCTGGAACCTGGTCCGCGAAGAAGAAGGCGTAGAAGACGAACTCCAACCCATGGGATCGTGA